From Anopheles funestus chromosome 3RL, idAnoFuneDA-416_04, whole genome shotgun sequence, a single genomic window includes:
- the LOC125767489 gene encoding neuropeptide CCHamide-1 receptor-like produces MGMAAMMTMLEQGTIATANDTTHDTDDSTDAVYGSMVYEEDVYTSKPSVPPLHHLSQMPVSEFELLEALFNTSAGGPIGSFWNTSSVATETPYTPYELRPETYIVPILFAAIFIIGVLGNGTLIIVFLRHRAMRNVPNTYILSLALADLLLIVTTVPFTSIIYTLDSWPWGSLLCTSSEFIKDVSIGVSVFTLVALSGDRFFAIVDPLRKFHAHGGGRRATRMTITTAVLIWLLAIAFAIPAIIGSHIKTVIVNKDVSFYFCYPFPDEWGPQYARGMVLGKFLIYYAVPLFIIGIFYALIARHLIHSAKHVPGEMQGTVRQIKARRKVAVTVLAFVVIFGICFLPSHLFMLWFYYNPNFNEDYNGFWHVLRIVGFCLSFANSCANPVALYCVSGAFRKHFNRYLLCDGTSSSRRRHGDNMAPRDTSLTSTMSRRYTSKRMQSLRINIQETTIVMIPNGNSKSEGAVLEKEMVCLS; encoded by the exons ATGGGCATGGCCGCCATGATGACGATGCTGGAGCAAGGAACAATCGCCACCGCGAACGATACCACACACGACACGGATGACTCGACGGATGCGGTGTACGGTAGTATGGTGTATGAGGAGGACGTTTACACATCGAAACCGTCGGTACCGCCACTGCACCACCTCTCGCAGATGCCAGTGAGCGAGTTCGAACTGCTCGAAGCACTGTTCAACACATCGGCCGGGGGTCCGATAGGTAGCTTCTGGAACACGTCTTCCGTTGCTACCGAAACACCCTACACCCCTTACGAACTAAGGCCGGAGACGTACATTGTGCCGATCCTGTTTGCCGCCATCTTTATCATCGGTGTACTCGGCAATGGGACGCTGATTATCGTCTTCTTGAGGCATCGGGCGATGCGCAACGTTCCCAACAC CTACATCCTGTCGCTGGCCCTAGCCGACCTGTTGCTGATCGTTACGACCGTACCGTTTACGTCCATCATCTACACGCTCGATTCCTGGCCATGGGGAAGCCTGCTCTGCACGTCGTCCGAATTCATCAAGGACGTGTCGATCGGTGTGTCCGTGTTTACGCTCGTCGCACTGTCTGGCGATCGGTTTTTTGCCATCGTCGATCCATTGCGAAAGTTTCACGCGCACG GTGGTGGACGGCGAGCCACACGGATGACCATCACGACGGCGGTTCTGATCTGGCTTCTGGCCATCGCCTTTGCCATTCCTGCTATCATTGGATCACACATCAAG ACTGTCATCGTCAACAAGGACGTGTCGTTTTACTTCTGCTATCCGTTTCCGGACGAGTGGGGCCCACAGTACGCCCGGGGGATGGTGTTGGGCAAATTTCTCATCTACTACGCCGTGCCGCTGTTCATAATTGGCATCTTCTACGCACTGATAGCGCGTCATCTCATCCACAGTGCCAAGCACGTACCGGGTGAAATGCAAGGCACAGTACGACAG ATCAAAGCCCGCCGGAAAGTGGCTGTCACCGTGTTGGCGTTTGTGGTCATATTCGGCATCTGCTTTCTGCCATCCCATTTATTTATGCTGTGGTTCTATTACAA ccCAAACTTCAACGAGGATTACAATGGATTCTGGCACGTACTGCGAATAGTAGGCTTTTGTCTTTCGTTCGCCAACAGCTGTGCCAATCCTGTAGCGCTCTACTGTGTTAGTGGTGCCTTCCGGAAGCACTTCAATCG GTATCTGCTATGCGATGGAACCTCCAGCAGTCGGCGAAGGCACGGAGACAATATGGCACCGAGAGATACATCCCTTACCAGCACCATGTCCCGCCGTTACACCAGCAAACGGATGCAATCGCTACGAAT